A genome region from Streptomyces showdoensis includes the following:
- a CDS encoding antibiotic biosynthesis monooxygenase has translation MTAVSLEHATVPADAGEVTLLIARRVEPGYEAAFEEWARGILDSAAAFPGHLGYGLFRSSGGDAPWFLVHRFRDAEACRVWQESPERAAWFAHCEGHHHTEIARRKLTGMETWFAKPGSTRPAPPRWKMAISATVAIYPVSLLGGVFLVPRLTALPLAVSALVTACVFNVLMTYVTMPTVSRLLRGWLGR, from the coding sequence GTGACCGCGGTGAGCCTTGAGCACGCGACCGTCCCCGCCGACGCCGGCGAGGTGACGCTGCTGATAGCCCGGCGGGTGGAGCCCGGCTACGAAGCCGCCTTCGAGGAGTGGGCGAGGGGCATCCTCGACAGCGCGGCCGCGTTCCCCGGCCATCTCGGCTACGGGCTGTTCCGCTCGTCCGGCGGCGACGCCCCCTGGTTCCTCGTGCACCGCTTCCGCGACGCCGAGGCCTGCCGGGTGTGGCAGGAGTCGCCGGAGCGGGCGGCCTGGTTCGCGCACTGCGAGGGGCACCACCACACCGAGATCGCGCGCCGGAAGCTCACCGGCATGGAGACCTGGTTCGCCAAGCCGGGCTCCACCCGTCCGGCGCCGCCCCGGTGGAAGATGGCGATCAGCGCGACCGTGGCGATCTATCCGGTGTCCCTGCTCGGCGGCGTGTTCCTCGTGCCCCGCCTCACCGCACTGCCCCTCGCGGTGAGCGCCCTCGTCACCGCCTGCGTGTTCAACGTCCTCATGACGTACGTGACGATGCCGACGGTGAGCAGGCTGCTGCGCGGCTGGCTCGGGAGGTAG